One Thermococcus eurythermalis DNA segment encodes these proteins:
- a CDS encoding mechanosensitive ion channel family protein — MNTTASFWEQGLLGKELFLTLTLGAVVKALLILVLGAIVARLVRRYLLNLSRSTRYVWIINEDTASTLYNLIVVIAVVYSFHALGVLSYEIAGTSISNLLTAVLVFYFSYVLAKKTKDYMIMSSPQQRLPEVQLKAKLFYYLVVTLAFFIALNIAGFTGRLSTLIAAAGITGIVLGFASQTVVSNFISGIFMYFDKPLKIGDPVEVAGYSGIVHDIRILSTRIRTWDGLLVRIPNEKLFNSEIKNLQKYPARRVDITVGIAYTEDAGRAIEVIKKTLDEMPYVLAEPEPAVFVSNLGDNSVNIAIRAWAPSEKWFDVRTQIVKRVKEALDEAGIEIPFPQRVNWFAEELRVRVEKEG, encoded by the coding sequence ATGAACACGACAGCTTCATTCTGGGAGCAGGGGCTCCTCGGGAAGGAGCTTTTCCTCACGCTGACCCTTGGGGCGGTAGTGAAGGCCCTCCTGATTCTCGTGTTGGGCGCCATCGTGGCTAGGCTCGTCAGGAGGTACCTCCTCAACCTTTCGAGGAGCACGAGATACGTGTGGATAATCAACGAGGACACCGCTTCGACGCTCTACAACCTGATAGTCGTTATAGCGGTCGTCTACAGCTTCCACGCGCTTGGTGTCCTGTCCTACGAAATCGCCGGGACGAGCATAAGCAACTTGCTGACAGCTGTCCTGGTCTTTTACTTCTCCTACGTCCTTGCCAAGAAGACGAAGGACTACATGATAATGAGCTCTCCCCAGCAGAGGCTCCCCGAGGTGCAACTCAAAGCCAAGCTCTTCTACTACCTTGTAGTCACGCTGGCGTTCTTCATAGCGCTCAACATAGCGGGCTTCACGGGCAGGCTGAGCACGCTCATCGCCGCCGCGGGGATAACAGGCATCGTCCTCGGTTTTGCCTCCCAGACGGTCGTTTCAAACTTCATCTCGGGCATATTCATGTACTTTGACAAGCCCCTCAAGATAGGCGACCCCGTGGAGGTTGCCGGCTACTCCGGAATCGTCCACGACATCAGGATTCTCTCCACGAGGATAAGAACGTGGGACGGCCTCCTCGTCAGGATTCCAAATGAAAAGCTCTTCAACAGCGAGATAAAGAACCTCCAGAAGTATCCGGCTAGGAGGGTTGACATAACAGTGGGCATAGCATACACGGAAGACGCCGGGAGGGCCATCGAGGTCATAAAAAAGACCCTCGACGAGATGCCCTATGTCCTTGCAGAGCCCGAGCCGGCCGTCTTTGTGAGCAACCTCGGAGACAACAGCGTCAACATAGCCATCAGGGCGTGGGCGCCGAGCGAGAAGTGGTTTGACGTCAGGACTCAGATAGTCAAGAGGGTAAAAGAAGCCCTTGACGAGGCCGGGATTGAGATACCGTTCCCGCAGAGGGTCAACTGGTTCGCGGAGGAGCTGAGGGTGAGGGTAGAGAAAGAGGGATGA
- a CDS encoding NitrOD5 domain-containing protein gives MFEPRVGPAMISATAREILRRLGRPFEATITAYLNSKYGKGIEIIEEDPRKFYNALKELFGEFAAKIFIYDLVAELHLSVESTGVEDLLKALEEYLGG, from the coding sequence TTGTTTGAACCCCGTGTTGGGCCTGCTATGATCAGCGCCACTGCCAGAGAAATCCTCCGGAGGCTTGGGCGCCCGTTTGAGGCAACCATAACGGCCTATCTCAACTCGAAGTACGGCAAAGGCATTGAGATAATTGAAGAAGACCCGAGAAAGTTCTACAACGCTCTCAAAGAGCTCTTCGGGGAGTTCGCAGCAAAGATCTTCATTTATGACCTAGTGGCGGAGCTACACCTCTCCGTGGAATCAACGGGTGTTGAAGACCTGTTGAAGGCCCTGGAGGAGTACCTCGGTGGTTGA
- a CDS encoding RsmB/NOP family class I SAM-dependent RNA methyltransferase: MAKLKLSDRQLYALIEAVKLGEVVKPSQQAKRKAFSKYKIEGWENSKLTGIFYSIQRRLGLIDEIITELVGVSPLILDPWLRATLRVAVEVAVFRDPNEKTLQHLKGLAKFLSGRTHPYVGYYYYELLPRIISYVPKLDSEEKRLKWEYLFPEWFIVRMRALIGSEAEELLKALNETLPVSLRVNRLKTSVEEVEAYLRSKNLRFERSEKVETVIRVLDPFNPGKLMEQGLALPQEEASAVASLVLDPKPGETVVDLAAAPGGKTAHMAELMKNKGKIYAFDVDPARIKRMKDVLRWAGVEIAEIRKLDGRKAPEVLGEEIADRVLLDAPCTSDGTIAKNPELRWRLQEKNIPKVVALQKELIESAWKLLKPGGRLLYSTCSMLPEENEGVVKWFLERHDDAKLVPLNGPYDPGFLEGTMRAWPHRQGTIGFFYALIEKKR, encoded by the coding sequence ATGGCAAAGCTAAAACTATCCGACAGGCAGCTCTACGCGCTCATCGAGGCAGTTAAACTGGGCGAGGTAGTCAAGCCCAGCCAGCAGGCCAAGAGGAAGGCGTTCTCAAAGTATAAAATCGAGGGCTGGGAAAACTCCAAGCTTACGGGCATTTTCTACTCCATCCAGCGCAGGCTTGGCCTGATAGATGAAATAATTACCGAGCTCGTTGGAGTCTCTCCCCTAATCCTCGACCCCTGGCTGAGGGCTACGCTGAGGGTGGCCGTTGAGGTCGCCGTTTTCAGAGACCCCAATGAAAAAACGCTCCAGCACCTCAAGGGGCTCGCCAAGTTCCTCTCAGGCAGAACCCACCCCTACGTCGGCTATTATTACTACGAACTCCTACCGAGGATTATCAGCTACGTTCCAAAGCTCGACTCAGAGGAGAAAAGGCTGAAGTGGGAGTACCTCTTTCCGGAGTGGTTCATAGTAAGGATGAGGGCACTCATTGGCAGTGAAGCCGAGGAGCTCCTTAAGGCCCTCAACGAGACGCTCCCCGTCAGTCTCCGCGTCAACCGCCTCAAGACGAGCGTTGAGGAAGTAGAAGCATACCTCCGCTCCAAGAACCTGCGCTTCGAGAGGAGCGAAAAAGTCGAGACTGTTATCCGGGTATTAGACCCCTTCAACCCTGGAAAGCTCATGGAGCAGGGCCTCGCCCTGCCTCAGGAGGAGGCCTCCGCCGTCGCGTCCCTCGTCCTTGACCCGAAACCCGGCGAGACAGTTGTTGACCTTGCCGCCGCTCCGGGTGGTAAGACTGCCCACATGGCCGAGCTGATGAAAAACAAGGGCAAAATCTACGCCTTTGACGTTGACCCCGCGAGGATTAAGCGCATGAAAGACGTCCTCAGGTGGGCCGGAGTCGAGATTGCAGAAATCAGAAAGCTGGACGGCAGAAAAGCTCCAGAAGTCCTCGGCGAGGAAATAGCGGACAGAGTCCTCCTCGATGCTCCCTGCACGAGCGACGGGACGATAGCAAAGAACCCAGAGCTGAGGTGGCGCCTCCAGGAAAAGAACATCCCGAAGGTCGTGGCCCTCCAGAAGGAGCTGATAGAAAGCGCCTGGAAGCTCCTGAAGCCCGGCGGAAGGCTTCTTTACTCTACCTGTTCGATGCTCCCCGAGGAAAACGAAGGGGTTGTGAAATGGTTCCTTGAGAGACACGATGACGCGAAGCTCGTTCCCCTCAACGGCCCCTACGACCCCGGCTTTCTGGAGGGGACAATGAGGGCCTGGCCCCACAGGCAGGGGACGATCGGCTTCTTCTACGCGCTGATAGAAAAGAAAAGATAA
- a CDS encoding ATPase domain-containing protein, whose amino-acid sequence MELIPTGIPGLDKALSGGFSRGTSVLIAGNPGTGKTHLAIHILDNNMKRGLKGAYVSFAETKRQFYENARESGVDFDELEAKGLFRFYDMLTMPENEMKDFLDFLIQELVEWKPDIIVFDSVTVLGQIFGTAMLRSFLHSIIGRIVNTLNALAILIDEIPYGEKRVGFGVEEFVVDGVIVLEMERQREVIKRYLTIPKMRGRKITKSTYEYVITEYGIDVITTPELKFTGREINTRERIKTGIPEFDELIGGGFYRGSINLIAGPTGSGKTIFALTMASNMAKQGLNVLYVTFEEVPGALSETMERLGLADHFRVVSLVPEAMTPLQYYALIKNLMNENLSDVLFIDSISAMKSHMDERDFIRALRYLQLLAKEKDITFIMTYIPQDPNALPSAGFSTLMDSITILDYELPKKSGDSIRRYLLVLKSRHSEHKAVLREFKITRGGIEIV is encoded by the coding sequence ATGGAACTGATACCTACGGGCATACCCGGCCTCGACAAGGCTTTGTCGGGAGGCTTCTCGAGGGGGACAAGCGTTTTAATAGCTGGAAACCCTGGAACCGGAAAAACCCATCTGGCCATTCACATTCTTGACAACAACATGAAAAGGGGCCTTAAAGGGGCGTACGTATCTTTCGCTGAGACAAAGAGGCAGTTCTATGAGAACGCACGGGAGAGTGGAGTTGATTTTGATGAGCTGGAAGCCAAAGGCCTGTTTAGGTTCTACGATATGCTCACGATGCCTGAGAACGAGATGAAGGACTTCCTTGATTTTTTAATTCAGGAGCTTGTGGAGTGGAAGCCTGATATAATTGTGTTTGACTCCGTGACGGTTCTGGGCCAAATCTTTGGGACGGCAATGCTGAGGTCTTTCCTCCACTCAATTATCGGGCGTATAGTAAACACGCTTAACGCTCTGGCCATACTGATTGATGAGATACCCTACGGGGAGAAGCGGGTAGGTTTTGGGGTTGAAGAGTTCGTTGTTGACGGCGTCATCGTGCTGGAGATGGAAAGGCAGAGAGAGGTAATCAAGCGGTATTTGACGATACCCAAGATGCGTGGGAGGAAGATAACCAAAAGCACCTATGAGTACGTCATAACGGAATACGGTATAGACGTTATAACCACTCCGGAGCTAAAGTTCACTGGAAGGGAGATAAACACAAGAGAGCGGATTAAAACTGGTATCCCTGAGTTTGACGAGCTCATAGGGGGAGGCTTCTACAGGGGGAGTATCAACCTAATAGCAGGGCCGACGGGGAGCGGCAAGACAATATTCGCCTTGACGATGGCGTCAAATATGGCGAAACAGGGATTAAACGTACTCTATGTGACCTTTGAAGAAGTGCCGGGGGCCCTCTCCGAGACCATGGAGAGGCTGGGATTGGCGGATCACTTTAGAGTGGTCTCGTTGGTTCCGGAGGCCATGACGCCTCTGCAGTATTATGCCCTCATAAAGAACCTTATGAATGAAAACCTCTCAGACGTTCTGTTTATAGACTCCATCTCGGCAATGAAGAGCCATATGGACGAGAGGGACTTTATAAGGGCCCTGAGGTACCTGCAGCTTCTCGCCAAGGAGAAAGACATAACGTTCATAATGACATACATTCCCCAAGACCCGAATGCACTGCCCTCAGCAGGTTTCAGCACACTAATGGATAGCATAACGATTCTTGACTACGAACTCCCCAAAAAATCCGGTGATAGCATCAGACGCTACCTGTTAGTCCTTAAGTCCCGGCACTCCGAGCACAAGGCGGTTCTAAGGGAGTTCAAAATAACCCGTGGGGGGATTGAGATTGTTTGA
- a CDS encoding METTL5 family protein: protein MRKKHLAMLLSRLEGFPQPKPELEQYRTPGDVAAELLWLAHSFGDMAGKTVADLGAGTGVLSIGAALLGAEKVYAVEADKKALEAAKRNATSLGIEEKIEFINADVSEFSGRVDTVVMNPPFGSQKKHADRPFLMKAFEVADVVYSIHLAKPEVRNFIEKFSADWGFRATKLKTVPFEIPAQFSFHRKRLERILVDIYRFERVAVLRGSPAEKNILGTE from the coding sequence ATGAGAAAGAAGCACCTTGCGATGCTCCTATCAAGGCTCGAAGGCTTCCCCCAGCCGAAGCCCGAGCTCGAACAGTACAGAACTCCTGGAGATGTAGCGGCGGAACTGCTCTGGTTGGCTCATTCCTTCGGCGACATGGCTGGAAAAACCGTGGCCGACCTTGGGGCAGGAACGGGTGTTCTGAGCATTGGGGCAGCTTTACTCGGGGCAGAAAAAGTCTACGCGGTTGAAGCCGATAAAAAAGCCCTCGAAGCGGCGAAGAGAAACGCAACCTCGCTCGGGATAGAAGAGAAAATCGAGTTCATAAACGCCGACGTCTCCGAGTTTAGCGGGCGCGTTGATACCGTTGTAATGAACCCGCCCTTCGGGAGCCAGAAGAAGCATGCAGACAGGCCTTTTTTGATGAAGGCCTTCGAGGTTGCCGACGTGGTCTACTCAATCCACCTCGCGAAGCCGGAAGTCAGGAACTTTATTGAAAAATTCTCAGCAGACTGGGGGTTCAGGGCAACAAAACTGAAGACCGTTCCCTTTGAGATTCCCGCCCAGTTCTCCTTCCACAGAAAAAGGCTGGAGAGAATCCTCGTTGACATATACCGCTTTGAAAGGGTAGCCGTTTTGCGGGGAAGCCCGGCCGAAAAAAATATATTGGGCACTGAGTAA